The Pseudoalteromonas aliena SW19 genome includes a region encoding these proteins:
- a CDS encoding glycoside hydrolase family 3 protein has translation MPLQSSFAKPVLSLEQQLGQKLMVDLRYFCEQGSSKQCRTPLTQLPNELAQAITKHNIGGVILFSENTQSVEQIITLNNQLQAAASQSSSKLPLFISIDQEGGRVARLPRDVATSFTGNMSIGATYKKHGVSFATKTATVIAKELSTLGINVNYGPTVDVNMNPDNPVINVRSFGENPAIVAELGAAQVAGFENNGVITSLKHFPGHGDTNVDSHTGLPKVNHSKEIIYEQDLAPFKHIIAKQNPGMIMTAHIQYPALDSTTFVSVDGKTMIKPATMSRKIITDILRGELNYQGVVITDALDMAGISHFFTPTQAVINTFLAGVDIALMPIEIRTPDDFIKLDELIKRLVDAVKAKQLNEQEISQSAQRIVLLKNKFELSTHFDPINALINAKQTIGSAAHRDIEAQLAVEAITQVKNKQNTLPLNLKSGQHVHIIMPDTRKCMAMQQAIEAISDKKLNYTCSSLQGFNPQQAHADITTADVIIAGNATPNQSAVEIGGMDDLKDDPNFALNNAEQPKALKSLLNFAKTKHKNTVFISLRAPYDIAEFGDYANAVLASYAYNIDVDKDDMVAGPAFTALAKVLLGKSPANGVLPVTIKPQEAH, from the coding sequence ATGCCATTACAATCTTCCTTTGCTAAACCTGTACTTTCTCTTGAGCAACAACTTGGCCAAAAACTTATGGTTGATCTTCGCTATTTTTGTGAGCAAGGCAGCAGTAAACAATGCAGAACACCTTTAACTCAATTACCAAACGAGCTTGCACAGGCAATTACAAAGCATAATATTGGTGGTGTTATTTTATTTTCTGAAAATACCCAATCAGTTGAACAAATAATTACCCTTAATAACCAATTACAAGCTGCAGCAAGCCAATCCAGTAGTAAACTGCCGTTATTCATATCAATAGATCAAGAAGGCGGACGTGTCGCTAGACTACCACGTGATGTCGCCACCTCATTTACAGGTAATATGTCGATTGGTGCTACATATAAAAAACACGGAGTAAGCTTTGCGACTAAAACAGCCACTGTCATTGCTAAAGAGCTGAGTACTTTAGGTATAAACGTAAATTACGGCCCGACTGTTGATGTAAACATGAACCCTGACAACCCCGTTATAAACGTACGTTCATTCGGAGAGAACCCTGCAATAGTAGCTGAACTTGGCGCTGCGCAGGTTGCAGGCTTTGAAAACAACGGTGTTATCACCTCGTTAAAACACTTCCCTGGGCACGGCGATACAAACGTAGATAGCCATACAGGTTTACCCAAAGTAAACCATTCTAAAGAGATTATTTATGAGCAAGATTTAGCACCGTTTAAACACATTATCGCCAAACAAAACCCTGGTATGATAATGACGGCGCATATTCAATACCCAGCCCTTGATAGCACCACGTTTGTAAGTGTTGATGGTAAAACGATGATAAAGCCCGCGACTATGTCACGTAAAATCATTACTGATATTTTACGAGGCGAGCTTAATTATCAGGGTGTTGTAATAACGGATGCACTTGATATGGCAGGTATTAGCCACTTTTTCACACCCACTCAAGCGGTGATCAATACATTTTTAGCAGGTGTTGATATAGCTCTGATGCCTATTGAAATTAGAACACCAGACGATTTTATAAAATTAGATGAATTGATTAAAAGGCTTGTTGACGCAGTCAAAGCAAAACAACTAAATGAGCAGGAAATATCACAATCGGCTCAGCGTATCGTTTTACTTAAAAACAAATTTGAGTTAAGTACTCATTTTGACCCTATCAACGCACTCATAAATGCAAAGCAAACAATTGGCAGTGCAGCACATCGTGACATAGAAGCGCAGCTTGCTGTAGAGGCAATAACGCAAGTTAAAAATAAACAAAACACTTTACCGCTTAATCTTAAATCGGGTCAGCATGTGCATATTATTATGCCTGACACACGTAAATGCATGGCAATGCAGCAAGCGATTGAAGCTATAAGTGATAAAAAGCTCAACTATACCTGTAGTAGTCTCCAAGGATTTAATCCACAACAAGCACATGCAGATATTACTACTGCCGACGTGATCATTGCTGGTAATGCCACGCCCAATCAAAGTGCGGTAGAAATTGGCGGTATGGACGATTTAAAAGACGATCCTAATTTTGCACTTAATAATGCAGAGCAACCAAAAGCCCTTAAATCATTACTCAACTTTGCTAAAACTAAACATAAAAACACTGTATTTATAAGCCTCAGAGCGCCTTACGATATTGCCGAATTTGGCGATTATGCCAATGCTGTGCTCGCATCATATGCATACAATATTGATGTAGATAAAGACGATATGGTAGCGGGCCCTGCTTTTACAGCGCTTGCGAAAGTACTATTAGGGAAATCGCCTGCTAACGGCGTATTACCTGTCACGATAAAACCGCAAGAAGCGCACTAA
- a CDS encoding heme ABC transporter ATP-binding protein translates to MLCANNISAQIGLKYLLNNVDFYVKPKEVIVIIGPNGAGKSSLLKALCGDIKLTQGSILLDEQPLHTYTVEDLATRRAVLTQNYELDFPFTVSEVVDMSHFAHQMQYSRQTLKEFSNQAIEALGITHLKDHTFTQLSGGEKQRVQLARVLCQIQPTLKINKPAYLLIDEPTSSLDIFHQYDVMAQAKNIAQQGAGVVAVIHDLSLAASFADRIYMINNGVIEATGPPEEVLTAERLKHVYNINAQLNNSVPNMLPHIQISC, encoded by the coding sequence ATGCTGTGTGCTAACAATATCTCTGCACAAATCGGCTTAAAATACTTACTGAATAATGTTGATTTTTACGTAAAACCAAAAGAAGTCATTGTCATTATTGGTCCTAATGGCGCTGGTAAGTCATCGTTATTAAAAGCGCTTTGTGGCGACATTAAACTGACACAAGGCAGTATTTTGCTTGACGAGCAACCATTGCATACATACACAGTTGAAGATTTAGCTACGCGCCGCGCCGTATTAACTCAAAATTATGAACTCGATTTTCCATTCACAGTAAGCGAAGTTGTTGATATGTCTCACTTTGCTCATCAAATGCAATATAGCCGACAAACTTTGAAGGAATTTTCAAACCAAGCCATTGAGGCGCTTGGCATTACGCATTTAAAAGATCATACTTTTACGCAACTCTCAGGCGGAGAAAAGCAACGAGTTCAGCTAGCCCGCGTGCTGTGCCAAATTCAACCTACTTTAAAAATAAATAAACCGGCCTACTTACTCATCGACGAGCCAACATCAAGCTTAGATATTTTTCATCAGTACGATGTAATGGCTCAAGCCAAAAATATTGCACAACAAGGTGCCGGTGTTGTGGCAGTGATCCATGACCTATCATTAGCGGCAAGTTTTGCCGATAGAATTTACATGATTAATAACGGTGTAATTGAAGCAACGGGCCCTCCTGAGGAAGTGTTGACCGCAGAGCGACTGAAGCACGTTTATAATATTAACGCTCAGCTCAATAACAGCGTGCCAAATATGCTTCCACATATACAAATTAGTTGTTAA
- a CDS encoding FecCD family ABC transporter permease — MLALGSTMLTGHKQRKMAIPCLLIACVLMFFTALSQGGVNLSFSEIIAIINNLESDSLKNAIIWQIRLPRIVLAMVVGAGLAACGAAMQAIFRNPLADPGLIGVSSGAALGAVATIVLGTSLFTNFSNTFGVYAVPIGAFLGCIAVCAFIYRLSAHSGQFTIISLLLAGIAVNAIVGSFIGGLTLISNEQQLRDLTFWSMGSLAGNHFAMMLPSLCIIVISISLLMRLAKPLNLYLLGEAQAKHLGINVTRLKKQVFICTALCTGAAVSITGIIGFVGFIVPHIVRLILGPDHRYLMPASILGGALLLSFADLFARTVMLPAELPIGLITSAIGGPFFLLMLLKTYKKRSH; from the coding sequence ATGCTTGCATTAGGCAGTACCATGCTCACAGGGCATAAACAGCGCAAAATGGCGATCCCGTGTTTACTCATAGCCTGTGTTTTAATGTTTTTTACGGCGCTTAGTCAAGGTGGGGTTAACTTAAGTTTTAGTGAAATAATCGCCATTATTAACAATCTTGAAAGTGATAGTTTAAAAAATGCAATTATTTGGCAAATTCGTTTACCACGTATTGTATTAGCAATGGTGGTAGGTGCAGGCTTGGCTGCGTGTGGCGCTGCTATGCAAGCTATTTTTAGAAATCCATTAGCCGATCCTGGTTTAATTGGCGTATCCAGTGGTGCTGCACTTGGCGCGGTAGCAACCATAGTATTGGGCACCAGTCTATTTACTAATTTTAGTAACACTTTTGGCGTTTACGCTGTGCCTATAGGCGCTTTTTTGGGCTGTATTGCTGTATGTGCGTTTATTTATAGATTAAGTGCGCACAGTGGCCAGTTTACTATTATTAGCTTATTGCTTGCAGGAATAGCCGTAAATGCAATAGTTGGTTCATTTATTGGTGGGCTCACTTTAATTAGTAACGAGCAGCAACTTCGGGACCTTACGTTTTGGAGTATGGGCTCGCTTGCTGGCAACCATTTTGCAATGATGCTGCCATCCCTTTGTATTATTGTCATTAGTATTTCGCTGTTAATGCGCTTAGCTAAACCACTCAACTTATATTTACTTGGCGAAGCACAAGCTAAACATTTAGGCATAAATGTTACACGTCTCAAAAAACAGGTCTTTATTTGCACTGCCCTTTGCACAGGTGCTGCGGTATCAATTACTGGCATAATTGGCTTTGTAGGCTTCATAGTGCCTCATATTGTGAGATTAATATTAGGACCCGATCACCGTTACTTAATGCCCGCAAGTATATTAGGTGGGGCATTATTACTAAGCTTTGCCGATTTATTTGCACGTACTGTGATGCTACCCGCTGAACTTCCAATTGGTTTAATAACGAGTGCAATCGGTGGTCCATTCTTTTTACTAATGCTATTAAAAACATACAAAAAACGGAGTCACTAA
- a CDS encoding heme/hemin ABC transporter substrate-binding protein, whose amino-acid sequence MKPLFTYLVIASFLITTNISQALEPTPQRVVVSGGSITEIIYALEEQDRIVGVDSTSVFPIAATLKPQIGYVRKISTEGILSLMPDLVLGEADTGPKKVVSQLQSTGVNMVILSEEDNFLTIENKINHIAKLLNVPAKGHTLANSLKADRDALRYVLSQSDYKPRVLFVLSVRSGQPIVAGAHTSANELINAAGGINIAAKHLDNWKPLSTEAALAFNPDAIITMGRHGDDPLTDIAKLAHFKFSNAAKNKQVYSFDGSYLLGMGPRTPQAVVELASVLHPSTQLPTGYKFRFAKTSQTTTELSE is encoded by the coding sequence ATGAAACCCCTATTTACATATTTAGTCATCGCTAGCTTTTTAATCACTACGAACATATCTCAAGCATTAGAACCTACCCCGCAAAGAGTCGTAGTATCTGGTGGTTCAATAACCGAAATAATTTATGCACTTGAAGAACAAGATCGCATTGTAGGAGTCGACAGCACTAGCGTGTTTCCTATTGCTGCAACACTAAAGCCGCAAATAGGTTACGTACGAAAGATAAGCACTGAAGGCATACTCTCTTTAATGCCCGATCTTGTTTTAGGGGAAGCCGACACTGGGCCAAAAAAAGTCGTCTCGCAACTACAAAGTACGGGCGTAAATATGGTTATTCTCTCAGAGGAAGATAACTTTTTAACCATAGAGAATAAAATTAATCATATTGCAAAATTGCTTAATGTACCTGCTAAAGGCCACACTTTAGCAAACAGCCTAAAAGCCGATAGAGATGCACTACGCTATGTTTTATCACAATCTGATTATAAACCTCGCGTGCTCTTTGTTTTAAGCGTTCGCAGTGGACAACCTATTGTTGCTGGGGCGCATACCTCTGCAAATGAGTTAATTAATGCTGCTGGCGGCATTAATATAGCTGCAAAGCACTTAGATAACTGGAAACCACTTTCAACCGAAGCTGCATTAGCATTTAACCCCGATGCAATTATAACGATGGGCCGTCATGGTGATGACCCTCTTACCGACATAGCCAAATTAGCTCATTTTAAGTTCTCTAACGCAGCAAAAAATAAACAAGTATATAGTTTTGATGGCAGTTACTTATTGGGTATGGGTCCACGTACTCCGCAGGCCGTAGTTGAACTTGCCAGCGTATTACACCCCAGTACTCAACTGCCTACTGGTTATAAGTTTCGCTTTGCTAAAACCTCTCAGACAACAACTGAATTAAGCGAGTAA
- a CDS encoding energy transducer TonB — MKFTIFIILSGFFHFIGLFIQPETHTPITFLQGQRADKVSINLINSQVAISKSLLVKASEQPQAVIEPTASTMFSGQRRHVSKTTKPDSKIISKSVINKPPRKIKPQTKKTVNQQTVAKKKPVQRKPSKTAASVKADSLKTPTQMASAAELSKQNSATSELVNIAKLPLFKAPKPTLSYPLRAKKRGYEGVAMLQIELNKNGEIAKLTLIKSSGFVELDQAALNNVAQWQFYPVLKNSHPVKALFSVPIKFSLNV, encoded by the coding sequence ATGAAATTTACTATTTTTATCATTCTATCTGGGTTTTTCCACTTTATTGGTTTGTTTATTCAACCCGAGACGCACACCCCTATTACGTTTTTACAGGGGCAAAGAGCCGATAAAGTCTCAATTAATCTGATTAATTCACAAGTCGCGATAAGCAAAAGCCTCTTGGTAAAAGCAAGCGAGCAGCCCCAAGCTGTAATTGAGCCTACAGCGAGTACAATGTTTTCAGGTCAAAGGCGGCACGTTAGTAAAACAACAAAGCCAGATAGCAAAATTATAAGCAAATCGGTTATAAATAAGCCGCCTCGTAAAATAAAACCACAAACAAAGAAAACAGTTAATCAGCAAACAGTCGCCAAAAAGAAACCTGTGCAGCGGAAACCTTCAAAAACAGCAGCAAGCGTTAAGGCTGACTCTTTAAAAACGCCGACACAGATGGCTTCTGCAGCTGAGTTAAGTAAACAAAATTCAGCGACCAGTGAACTAGTGAACATTGCAAAGCTACCTTTATTTAAAGCCCCAAAACCTACTTTATCTTATCCATTACGTGCAAAGAAAAGAGGTTATGAAGGTGTCGCCATGTTGCAAATAGAACTAAATAAAAATGGAGAAATAGCCAAGCTTACGCTGATCAAAAGCAGTGGTTTTGTAGAGCTTGATCAGGCTGCACTTAATAATGTGGCGCAATGGCAGTTTTACCCTGTATTAAAAAATAGCCATCCAGTAAAAGCATTGTTTAGTGTGCCAATTAAATTTTCGTTAAACGTATAA
- a CDS encoding MotA/TolQ/ExbB proton channel family protein, with the protein MKFVFNAIGIMAWPLLCLSIIALAIVLERSFVMLVAKLQLQQHKAGHSQFAKALKSKQQQPSEQRLQWCQLYLQDCLVNWRKRLNILSLLASLSPLMGLLGTVWGLVLMFKNIAQTNQAVTPALLADGLWEAMYSTMAGLVIAIPCLLASGLLNGMLDALQNEFTRVINHLNYTFTFNECPHA; encoded by the coding sequence ATGAAATTTGTATTTAATGCCATTGGCATAATGGCTTGGCCGTTATTATGTTTATCGATAATTGCACTGGCTATTGTACTTGAGCGCAGTTTCGTAATGCTCGTTGCTAAGCTGCAGTTACAGCAACATAAAGCTGGGCACAGTCAATTTGCAAAGGCGCTTAAGAGTAAACAACAACAACCAAGCGAACAGCGTCTGCAGTGGTGCCAGTTGTACTTACAAGATTGTCTAGTTAACTGGCGTAAGCGTTTAAATATACTTAGTTTACTTGCTTCTTTAAGCCCATTAATGGGCTTATTAGGAACTGTGTGGGGATTAGTCCTTATGTTTAAAAATATAGCACAAACAAATCAAGCTGTTACCCCTGCATTACTCGCCGATGGACTATGGGAGGCGATGTATTCGACTATGGCTGGATTAGTTATTGCTATTCCATGCTTATTAGCAAGTGGCTTATTAAATGGCATGTTGGATGCTCTACAAAATGAATTTACACGTGTTATTAATCATCTAAATTATACCTTTACATTTAATGAATGCCCGCATGCTTGA
- a CDS encoding biopolymer transporter ExbD: MLELPKNNSTPPLLPDLTALLDVLFILLVFLLLTAAVKLNMLDVTLPDTGKNTSTPVQQSDVQVLSVRIHNKKTQYGFDHQLYDSLSSAITALKAEKQDIPLYLAVDEQVPSGELVVLLAALSREKYQVANILVKSE; the protein is encoded by the coding sequence ATGCTTGAGCTGCCCAAAAATAATTCAACCCCCCCTTTATTACCTGATTTAACAGCCTTATTAGATGTGCTGTTTATTTTGTTGGTGTTTTTGCTACTCACTGCGGCAGTAAAATTAAATATGCTTGATGTAACTCTCCCTGATACAGGAAAAAATACCAGTACGCCGGTACAGCAATCTGATGTGCAAGTGTTGAGTGTACGTATTCATAATAAAAAAACACAATATGGATTTGACCACCAACTCTATGACTCGTTAAGTAGTGCTATAACAGCATTAAAAGCAGAAAAACAAGATATCCCACTTTATTTAGCCGTTGATGAGCAAGTACCAAGTGGTGAGCTTGTTGTGCTATTGGCCGCTTTGTCGAGAGAGAAATACCAAGTTGCAAATATTTTAGTTAAAAGCGAGTGA